From a region of the Aeoliella mucimassa genome:
- a CDS encoding DUF7453 family protein, producing MADSRVACCATIVIAVDNGEGPANGDPTPTFSSPVLNEAGQAAFSGFRVGGYFSPVLAGGVYVGDGINPLQELVKTGDPGITPDSLASSFVVRAINDSGVVAYEQRDVATDNSPLANSTSAVLNNGYTAPTIVVHEGDSAPGGDRVDFIRINDLDANGRLGLSLRLVDGSGPESAVLFDSTTGLATLATVGQPAPDGEGVVGGAFYPALNDAGQTLYTPRIARAGLPERPAIFRDTPGVGRELLFRSGDPTTSPNVDGSLLLELYNPSMNAHGRVAFYGSVADASTPAGNGLGLFVVDTPNGATAVVREGETVPGGDTFAGFGRPSLNDEGDLAFYALLTDDPNAELDRENVGLYRYDTSGLVEIVREGQLAPSGDGTIDLPRFLPISSSAPNMSIRPMFNDAGEVAFLADLNDTASGNEDAAIYYFNEVDGLQEVVRTGTPLLGSIITDLGLQQNISNSGYEEDGFNNAGQIAYRFSLADGRHGVALWSTNSIPEPTSVALVSMAALLVACYRRFA from the coding sequence ATGGCCGACAGCCGTGTTGCCTGCTGTGCAACGATCGTGATCGCTGTCGACAACGGCGAAGGCCCCGCCAACGGCGATCCGACCCCCACGTTCTCCAGTCCGGTACTCAACGAAGCTGGCCAGGCGGCGTTTAGCGGCTTTCGAGTCGGAGGCTATTTCAGCCCCGTGCTCGCAGGCGGTGTCTACGTTGGCGATGGCATCAATCCCCTGCAAGAACTCGTGAAAACCGGCGATCCCGGCATCACGCCTGATTCGCTGGCAAGCTCCTTTGTCGTCCGAGCCATCAACGATTCCGGCGTGGTCGCCTACGAGCAGCGAGACGTCGCTACGGACAACTCGCCGCTGGCCAACAGCACCAGCGCGGTACTTAACAACGGCTACACCGCGCCAACGATCGTGGTACACGAAGGCGATTCGGCCCCCGGTGGAGATAGAGTCGATTTTATCCGCATCAACGACCTCGATGCTAATGGACGCTTGGGCCTGTCTTTGCGACTTGTCGACGGTTCAGGCCCTGAATCAGCGGTGCTCTTCGATTCAACGACTGGCTTAGCTACACTCGCCACAGTAGGGCAGCCGGCGCCCGATGGGGAAGGGGTGGTTGGCGGTGCTTTCTATCCCGCGCTAAATGATGCAGGGCAAACACTCTATACTCCTCGCATCGCCCGAGCGGGACTGCCCGAACGACCTGCCATCTTTCGCGATACACCCGGCGTTGGTCGGGAACTGCTGTTTCGAAGCGGAGATCCCACCACCTCGCCGAATGTCGATGGTTCCCTTCTGCTTGAGTTATACAACCCGTCGATGAATGCCCACGGTCGCGTCGCCTTCTACGGAAGTGTCGCCGACGCATCGACTCCTGCAGGCAACGGCCTCGGTCTGTTCGTGGTCGACACCCCCAATGGCGCTACGGCCGTAGTTCGCGAAGGCGAAACCGTTCCTGGCGGCGACACGTTCGCTGGATTCGGCCGACCTTCCCTGAACGACGAAGGCGATCTCGCATTCTACGCACTGCTGACCGACGATCCGAATGCCGAACTCGACCGCGAGAACGTGGGACTGTATCGCTACGACACGAGCGGCCTGGTCGAAATCGTTCGCGAAGGCCAACTTGCCCCTAGCGGCGATGGCACCATCGACCTGCCGAGATTCCTGCCGATCTCTAGTTCTGCTCCAAACATGAGCATCCGGCCAATGTTTAACGATGCTGGGGAAGTGGCTTTTCTGGCCGACCTCAACGACACGGCCTCCGGCAACGAAGATGCTGCGATCTACTACTTCAACGAAGTCGATGGACTGCAAGAGGTCGTCCGCACCGGCACGCCGCTGCTGGGAAGCATCATCACAGACCTCGGGCTGCAACAGAACATCAGCAATTCTGGCTACGAGGAAGATGGCTTTAACAACGCAGGGCAAATCGCCTATCGCTTCAGCCTGGCCGACGGACGCCACGGCGTCGCCCTCTGGTCGACTAATTCGATCCCCGAACCCACCTCGGTCGCACTCGTGTCGATGGCAGCGTTGCTCGTAGCATGCTACCGCCGCTTCGCGTGA
- a CDS encoding IS5 family transposase produces the protein MATKEKRTYKVTNWKEYNKSLIERGNITIWFSDEALENWEHPNDQTKVGRPFVFSDTAIECLLTIRELLKLPYRQTEGFGRSLVAMLGVEAAIPNYSSLAKRASKLNVSLDIANKRGDIDIVVDSTGMKVFGEGEWKMRTHGKSKRRTWRKLHLSVNPDTREIVAEILTENSCHDADAVPEMLEQVEQPVKKFHGDGSYDKWKVYEGLESEGIEPVIPPQHNAKIKQHGNSAEEPLPRDEAIRQIRRKGRRSWKEEVGYHRRSLAETTMYRVKQSFGSHLKNRVFENQQTEARLRCKIINQFTQLGLPQFEWS, from the coding sequence ATGGCTACGAAAGAAAAACGAACCTACAAAGTCACGAACTGGAAGGAGTATAACAAGTCGCTCATCGAGCGTGGAAACATCACTATTTGGTTTAGCGACGAGGCGTTGGAGAACTGGGAACATCCTAACGACCAGACAAAAGTCGGTCGCCCTTTTGTCTTCAGCGATACGGCGATCGAGTGCTTGCTGACGATTCGCGAACTGCTGAAACTTCCCTATCGGCAGACTGAGGGATTCGGCCGCTCGCTGGTGGCGATGTTGGGCGTCGAGGCAGCGATTCCCAATTATTCTTCGCTCGCCAAGCGAGCCAGCAAGCTGAATGTTTCGCTCGATATCGCTAACAAGAGGGGCGACATCGATATCGTGGTGGATAGCACCGGCATGAAAGTGTTTGGCGAGGGCGAATGGAAGATGCGGACGCATGGCAAGTCGAAGCGGCGGACATGGCGGAAGCTGCATTTGTCGGTGAATCCTGACACCCGCGAGATTGTGGCGGAGATTTTGACCGAGAACAGTTGCCACGATGCCGATGCGGTTCCCGAAATGCTGGAGCAGGTGGAGCAGCCCGTAAAAAAGTTTCACGGCGACGGTAGTTACGACAAGTGGAAGGTTTATGAAGGGCTGGAATCCGAAGGCATTGAGCCGGTGATTCCGCCGCAGCACAACGCCAAGATCAAACAACATGGCAACTCTGCGGAGGAGCCTTTGCCCCGGGACGAGGCAATTCGTCAGATTCGACGCAAGGGGCGTAGGAGTTGGAAAGAGGAAGTGGGCTATCATCGTAGAAGCTTGGCGGAAACGACCATGTACCGAGTGAAACAAAGCTTTGGGAGCCATCTCAAAAACCGAGTATTCGAAAACCAACAAACGGAAGCCCGCTTGCGCTGTAAAATCATCAATCAATTCACCCAACTCGGGCTTCCACAGTTCGAGTGGAGTTAG
- a CDS encoding DUF1559 family PulG-like putative transporter — translation MVFQVRFSKSRQSAFTLVELLVVIAIIGMLVALLIPAVQSAREAARLMQCKSHLRSIGLASIMHHDALQAFPPARLRARNDFGENACENTQASWLVRILPYLEEGNAANDWQLYSEFEANASDLREYSPEVFVCPTRRRLTEAVIPSETIEQELFYPCGCSYTEQVKLTSGAVGDYGANHGDFTGGSYNNAKAYWRGGNGTGVIISSRPRCGATGPVDWMDKIRMKDIVDGTSNTALAGEMHVPETRLSQYPENGPMYNGKDLTAFARIGGEGVPLARGPSDVSVPIIGFGSWHPGVCPFVLADGSVDAIDNYVDTQVLQSLCRRNDDYELETTTRPTGGVR, via the coding sequence GTGGTGTTCCAAGTTCGCTTCTCTAAGTCGCGTCAAAGCGCGTTCACTCTCGTTGAGTTGCTGGTGGTGATTGCCATCATCGGTATGCTCGTCGCTTTGTTGATTCCGGCCGTGCAGTCGGCTCGCGAGGCGGCTCGGCTGATGCAGTGCAAGAGTCATTTGCGATCGATCGGCCTGGCGTCGATCATGCATCACGACGCCCTGCAAGCGTTTCCGCCAGCGCGGTTGCGAGCACGTAATGACTTCGGCGAGAACGCCTGTGAGAATACTCAAGCGTCGTGGTTGGTGCGTATTCTTCCCTACCTGGAAGAGGGCAACGCGGCCAACGACTGGCAGCTCTACAGCGAGTTTGAAGCGAACGCGTCGGACCTGCGCGAGTACTCGCCCGAGGTGTTTGTGTGCCCCACCCGGCGACGCTTAACCGAGGCGGTCATCCCGAGCGAAACGATCGAGCAGGAACTTTTCTACCCTTGTGGATGTAGCTACACCGAGCAAGTGAAGCTCACCAGCGGCGCGGTCGGCGACTATGGTGCGAACCATGGCGACTTCACCGGCGGCTCCTACAACAATGCGAAAGCTTACTGGCGCGGGGGCAACGGCACCGGCGTGATCATCTCGAGCCGCCCGCGGTGCGGGGCCACTGGGCCGGTCGACTGGATGGACAAGATACGGATGAAAGACATCGTCGACGGCACCAGCAACACCGCGCTTGCCGGCGAGATGCACGTTCCGGAAACACGCTTGAGTCAGTATCCCGAGAACGGTCCCATGTACAACGGCAAAGACCTTACCGCCTTCGCCCGCATTGGGGGAGAAGGGGTACCGCTCGCCCGTGGGCCTAGCGACGTTTCGGTGCCGATCATCGGTTTCGGTAGCTGGCATCCCGGCGTCTGTCCGTTCGTGCTGGCCGACGGCTCGGTCGATGCGATCGACAACTACGTCGACACGCAGGTGCTGCAGTCGTTGTGTCGCCGGAACGACGATTACGAGTTGGAAACCACTACCAGGCCGACCGGAGGCGTTCGCTAG
- a CDS encoding PF20097 family protein, whose amino-acid sequence MLVTGVNAVRCPQCQTEMEEGYTWLDHVLAGGLFWRKDPPEFNPLLPGPTGETIFHSHLLNKKRAVKCAYKCLQCESITILREQANA is encoded by the coding sequence GTGCTAGTAACTGGAGTGAATGCCGTGCGATGCCCACAGTGCCAAACTGAAATGGAAGAGGGCTATACCTGGCTCGACCATGTGTTGGCTGGTGGATTGTTCTGGAGAAAAGACCCACCTGAATTCAATCCGCTACTTCCGGGACCAACTGGGGAGACCATTTTCCATTCGCATTTGCTAAATAAGAAGCGGGCGGTCAAGTGCGCCTACAAATGCCTCCAGTGCGAGTCCATCACAATTCTGCGTGAGCAAGCGAATGCGTGA
- a CDS encoding IS110 family RNA-guided transposase gives MENHLQSTWIGIDVSKYHWDIVVAGQPQMHHWSAGQEGCQQLRQLLVQHQVTHACLEATGGCERMLVDFLREQGIAVSVVNPRQIRDFARAQGQLAKTDRLDALVIARYAVLMQPKETQKPSENEQKLRSLRTRRQQVSDALTREKNRRGTQRDEQVRQSIEEAIDFYQRQLEQLDQQIQQLIKADPQFQERSSLLVTVPGVGTTTAAALLADMPELGTLNRREVARLAGLAPINRDSGTLRGKRMIGGGRAAVRQGLYMATLVATQHNPIIREHYQQLLQRGKAKMTALTACMRKLLLILNAMIKTKTDWKCSKET, from the coding sequence ATGGAAAACCATTTGCAAAGTACTTGGATTGGGATCGATGTTTCCAAATACCACTGGGACATCGTCGTTGCGGGGCAACCGCAGATGCATCATTGGTCTGCCGGTCAAGAAGGATGCCAGCAACTTCGGCAGTTGTTAGTGCAGCATCAGGTGACCCACGCCTGCCTGGAAGCCACGGGAGGTTGTGAACGCATGCTAGTCGACTTCCTTCGCGAGCAAGGGATTGCGGTGAGTGTCGTCAATCCACGTCAGATTCGCGACTTCGCCCGCGCGCAAGGTCAGCTCGCCAAGACCGATCGCCTCGACGCGCTGGTGATCGCCCGCTATGCCGTGTTGATGCAGCCCAAAGAAACCCAAAAACCCTCGGAAAACGAGCAAAAACTCCGCTCCCTCCGAACTCGTCGTCAGCAGGTGAGTGATGCTCTGACACGGGAAAAGAATCGGCGAGGCACGCAGCGAGATGAGCAGGTGCGTCAGTCGATCGAAGAAGCGATCGACTTCTACCAACGACAACTGGAGCAGCTCGACCAACAGATTCAACAGCTCATCAAAGCCGATCCTCAGTTTCAAGAACGCTCGTCGCTGCTAGTCACGGTGCCTGGCGTAGGAACGACGACGGCGGCGGCCTTGCTCGCCGATATGCCGGAGTTGGGCACTCTCAATCGTCGCGAAGTGGCACGCTTGGCAGGGCTGGCACCGATCAACCGCGACAGCGGAACCTTGCGTGGCAAGCGTATGATTGGCGGCGGTCGAGCGGCGGTGCGTCAGGGACTCTACATGGCCACTCTTGTGGCCACCCAGCACAACCCGATTATCCGCGAACACTACCAGCAACTTCTGCAGCGAGGCAAAGCCAAGATGACCGCTCTCACCGCCTGCATGCGAAAACTACTGCTGATACTCAATGCCATGATCAAAACAAAAACGGACTGGAAATGCTCCAAAGAGACTTGA
- a CDS encoding YceI family protein, whose protein sequence is MMRVSSSKLTLAALVCCVAFVVAAGVVELGGLAFADQEPAEETKIVPVAVEGTTAKIGPANTRVDFVGIHTGNDPKPRLGGFKKFQGVLVVEGDALKTISVEFEIGSIWTEFDKLTQHLQAADFFHVEEYPTASFKSTKIEPADKPGMVDVTGVMNMHGTDSEITFPAKVRYSEEGIVLDSEFKLDRTAFGMSDHLDGVAKLVDVHVVVGQATDKVKEAPSEEKATPAETGEAPKSGLAVGQSVEPWTPMHVSGPDKGTRTCPLCTYLARPAIVVFAKDGATTEKLVADVEKLLAKHQSAELKGFVAVLDASPGRLETLATEQGLKRTALCYPDAQTGLKDLAAYQIDPEVNNTVMIYKDYKVVANWVDLDAANLKEFDAAVANMVK, encoded by the coding sequence ATGATGCGCGTTTCTAGCTCCAAGCTTACCCTTGCTGCACTGGTTTGCTGTGTTGCGTTTGTGGTCGCAGCCGGTGTGGTGGAACTCGGCGGATTGGCGTTTGCCGATCAGGAGCCCGCGGAGGAAACGAAGATCGTACCAGTCGCGGTCGAAGGAACCACGGCCAAGATCGGCCCGGCGAACACCCGCGTCGACTTTGTTGGGATCCACACCGGCAACGATCCGAAACCACGCCTGGGGGGCTTCAAGAAGTTCCAAGGGGTGCTGGTAGTGGAAGGCGATGCGCTGAAGACCATCAGCGTGGAGTTCGAGATTGGTTCGATCTGGACCGAGTTCGATAAGCTCACGCAGCATCTGCAAGCGGCCGACTTCTTTCATGTCGAAGAGTACCCGACCGCGTCGTTCAAGAGCACCAAGATTGAGCCGGCCGACAAGCCAGGCATGGTGGACGTGACCGGCGTGATGAACATGCATGGCACTGATAGCGAGATCACTTTTCCCGCGAAGGTGCGTTACTCGGAAGAGGGCATAGTGCTCGATAGCGAGTTCAAGCTCGATCGCACCGCGTTCGGCATGTCGGATCACCTTGACGGCGTTGCCAAGCTGGTCGACGTGCATGTGGTCGTCGGTCAGGCAACCGACAAAGTGAAGGAAGCACCAAGCGAAGAGAAAGCGACTCCCGCCGAAACGGGCGAGGCTCCCAAGTCGGGCCTGGCAGTTGGTCAGTCGGTCGAGCCGTGGACTCCGATGCATGTTTCGGGACCTGATAAGGGAACGCGTACCTGCCCGCTCTGCACTTACTTGGCGCGGCCAGCCATCGTGGTGTTTGCCAAAGATGGGGCGACCACCGAGAAGCTGGTTGCCGATGTTGAGAAGCTGCTGGCCAAGCATCAGTCGGCCGAACTGAAGGGGTTTGTCGCGGTGCTGGATGCCTCGCCGGGTCGGTTGGAAACGCTTGCGACCGAGCAAGGCTTGAAGCGGACCGCGCTCTGCTATCCCGACGCCCAAACTGGTCTGAAAGATTTGGCTGCGTACCAGATTGATCCCGAAGTCAACAACACGGTCATGATCTACAAAGACTACAAAGTGGTCGCCAATTGGGTGGATCTCGACGCGGCCAATCTGAAAGAGTTCGACGCGGCCGTCGCAAACATGGTGAAGTAA